The Agarilytica rhodophyticola genome has a window encoding:
- a CDS encoding cytochrome P450, which produces MNKSEHIDPFKKVRSEIGHEEIDDHGDPVTMILRHKDVRKVAHNWRCFSSDAPGRIPVPSEVNIRTTRQIPFEVDPPDHTHYRRIVEPIFKRPLHKEFKEQLKNQIEALIKFATQKKSIEVISEFSLPLQSKALTLLLNMPPEEAELWIGWGTHVFRGEGDTLDRNKASILYDYIDKQMDIAIVEPSDNFFSTLLNSEYKGRKLTREEVKGIAMLTFAGGRDTVINLVSNTLAYIAEHPDILREIKKDSGLIPVATEEFIRYFSPLTHMGRVVKEDSEICHHMARNNTRVSLCWASANRDENVFEDADTVKVNRKINPHMAFGFGTHNCLGATHTRQIMQTLLSLLTQHISSIVFLSGKENIEQWGRFSRKVGYNTLNLEFIG; this is translated from the coding sequence ATGAATAAGTCAGAACATATAGATCCTTTTAAAAAGGTGAGATCTGAAATAGGCCATGAAGAAATCGACGACCATGGTGATCCCGTCACGATGATACTGAGGCATAAGGACGTTAGAAAAGTTGCACACAATTGGCGCTGTTTTTCATCTGATGCTCCTGGGCGAATACCGGTACCTTCTGAAGTTAATATTCGAACGACTCGACAGATTCCTTTTGAGGTAGACCCGCCAGATCATACACATTATCGTAGAATTGTTGAGCCCATATTCAAACGACCGTTACATAAAGAATTTAAAGAACAACTGAAAAACCAAATAGAAGCGCTTATTAAATTTGCTACCCAAAAAAAATCTATAGAGGTTATAAGTGAGTTTTCGTTACCCTTACAGTCTAAAGCCTTAACACTTTTATTAAATATGCCTCCAGAGGAAGCTGAGTTATGGATCGGCTGGGGGACACACGTTTTTAGGGGCGAAGGAGATACATTAGACAGAAATAAAGCCTCCATCTTATATGACTATATTGACAAACAAATGGATATAGCAATAGTCGAGCCCAGCGATAATTTTTTTTCTACATTATTAAATAGTGAATATAAAGGCAGAAAGCTTACTCGAGAAGAAGTTAAAGGCATTGCCATGCTCACATTTGCAGGAGGAAGAGATACTGTCATTAATTTAGTATCTAACACCTTGGCTTATATAGCTGAGCATCCAGATATCTTAAGAGAGATTAAAAAAGATTCTGGGCTAATACCGGTGGCTACAGAAGAGTTTATTCGATATTTCTCCCCGTTAACTCATATGGGAAGAGTCGTAAAAGAAGATTCCGAAATATGCCACCACATGGCTAGAAATAACACTAGAGTGTCACTATGTTGGGCTTCTGCAAATAGAGACGAGAACGTCTTCGAGGATGCTGATACAGTTAAAGTTAATAGAAAGATAAACCCTCATATGGCATTCGGTTTTGGCACCCATAATTGCCTGGGCGCAACTCATACTAGGCAGATTATGCAAACACTTCTATCGCTACTTACTCAACATATATCGTCCATCGTTTTTTTAAGTGGTAAAGAAAACATCGAACAATGGGGGCGATTTTCCAGGAAAGTAGGTTACAACACTCTTAACCTGGAATTTATCGGATAA
- a CDS encoding 2Fe-2S iron-sulfur cluster-binding protein yields the protein MAKITFITDENQEITVEGHDGSIMALAVKHSIPGIDGDCGGVCSCATCHVQVLPEYFSKVGEGQEIEKDMLELDEKTTKFSRLCCQIEISEQLDGVTFKIPS from the coding sequence ATGGCAAAAATAACATTTATAACTGATGAGAACCAAGAAATTACTGTTGAAGGCCACGACGGGTCTATTATGGCCTTAGCGGTTAAACATTCGATTCCCGGGATAGATGGAGATTGTGGTGGTGTTTGTTCTTGTGCTACCTGTCACGTGCAAGTATTGCCTGAATACTTTTCTAAAGTGGGAGAAGGCCAGGAAATTGAAAAAGATATGTTGGAGCTTGATGAAAAAACAACGAAATTTAGTCGCTTATGTTGCCAAATAGAAATATCAGAACAATTAGATGGCGTGACATTTAAAATACCCAGCTAG
- a CDS encoding NAD(P)/FAD-dependent oxidoreductase, translating to MIYDTSLDNKICIIIGASHAGVNLAFYLRKEGWIGEVILLESSEIAPYHRPPLSKKYFSPDAAEEIQLLKPITAYEENNINLLLGKKVVSVNSEDRYVTLVNGTKYHYDFLVFSIGASPIVPPIKGITEHRRVYSLRNYEHAFNIKKAINNIKTKSVVVIGGGYIGLEVAASIRSLGKSVTILEKETHILKRVASAETAAFFHDLHERGGINVLTKKTVKAIEHKETLSQVLCTDGSCYDANIIILGVGVKVENDLPMQANLDFDDGIIVDNQMRTNNQNIFAIGDCTYHYNSYYNRDLRLESVQNAIEQAKTAAKAICNKTCSYNILPWFWSDQFQTKLQIVGLSKGYNNIIVRKSHSDKLRMSIWYFRDDELLAVDAINDPKAYVIATKLLKERTPINKDSLSNNSKKLHMDTVTEVIR from the coding sequence ATGATATACGATACATCTCTAGATAATAAAATATGCATTATCATTGGCGCAAGTCACGCTGGTGTTAATCTAGCCTTTTACTTACGCAAAGAGGGATGGATAGGTGAAGTTATATTGTTAGAGAGTAGCGAAATAGCCCCCTATCATCGCCCTCCGCTATCGAAGAAATATTTTTCCCCAGATGCTGCTGAAGAAATACAACTTCTTAAGCCTATCACAGCCTACGAAGAAAATAATATCAATTTACTATTGGGAAAAAAAGTAGTTTCTGTGAATAGTGAAGATAGATATGTCACTCTAGTGAATGGGACTAAATATCACTATGATTTCTTAGTTTTTTCAATAGGTGCTAGCCCTATTGTGCCACCAATTAAAGGTATAACGGAGCATCGTAGAGTTTATTCTTTGCGAAATTACGAACATGCATTCAATATTAAAAAGGCGATCAATAATATCAAAACTAAAAGCGTGGTAGTTATAGGTGGAGGATATATCGGTCTTGAGGTCGCAGCATCTATTAGAAGTTTGGGAAAAAGTGTTACTATTTTAGAAAAAGAAACGCATATTTTAAAGCGAGTAGCATCAGCTGAAACAGCCGCTTTCTTTCATGATCTGCATGAGCGTGGCGGAATTAATGTATTGACAAAAAAAACAGTTAAAGCAATAGAACATAAGGAAACTCTTAGTCAAGTACTTTGCACCGATGGCTCATGCTACGATGCAAATATCATAATTTTAGGGGTTGGAGTTAAGGTAGAAAATGATTTGCCTATGCAAGCAAATTTAGATTTCGATGATGGAATTATTGTGGATAATCAGATGCGTACCAATAATCAAAATATTTTCGCCATTGGAGATTGCACCTACCACTATAATTCTTATTATAATCGTGATTTACGACTGGAGTCAGTGCAAAATGCAATTGAACAAGCTAAAACAGCGGCAAAGGCGATATGCAACAAAACATGTAGTTATAACATCCTCCCCTGGTTCTGGTCTGATCAATTCCAAACTAAGTTACAAATAGTAGGACTATCGAAAGGGTACAATAATATAATCGTGAGAAAATCTCATAGCGACAAACTTCGGATGTCCATTTGGTATTTTAGAGATGATGAATTATTAGCTGTGGACGCAATAAATGACCCTAAAGCATATGTAATAGCAACGAAATTACTTAAAGAAAGAACACCTATAAATAAAGACTCTCTATCAAATAATTCAAAAAAATTACACATGGATACGGTAACAGAAGTCATTAGATGA
- a CDS encoding LamG-like jellyroll fold domain-containing protein, with translation MSCKKKFLFGVLFSIAGSKALALPEAPAFVRDVHMSENKKYTRPTLPPTQTSADGRVALSHKSATFFRLHVPEKLNTPFVRSPAGTYIYSSPDAMPDPTTRAPIPSQNRNGHVALCDPSFDPQSDVKNPRVCGNDDCYDMYVVSFRKDQQRGKETKRLVSTEVTVRVANPKTRNAKIVDVDLGNVVISPTHLPIDDTFFEPMVVGEGRLLVGRTGAGGTFMPWTNSKGVTKTSFTNVVYMTNDRPDNFKACDVRQWNKVFPLSHAPYDNTINQRYGFAMQKFKDTAGKVIKEDTTFWGSYPWMDKDADNISLTTFDDSLLDRRTFTSEYDFRCPRGVTCSSDSEVDSFGNQGRVIMGLWTRGKMVHLDGILNHVNYSINSEDHNHREVRYYDRANDHNGYIRVGNGRENQIALMPLGSSGNTDFLDSNEHRFNYLENMRPVTPRDVVWTMSTGSATAEVHFDDYLNVNTFINANMNNMIEVLPDSERFYTRGVKRHDDRIQNASTSPLWNVPRYGRVLGNGRIEETANGGIEGRGFWLDGEGSAIEFDVPRQSRNISNKSWYYSVFVDVRNTGNNDKTLISFPDGSKVKLRGTNYLRYYDTIGDLIANIDISQGVRRNRWAHIGIQRLPNNNKIKTFINGMHIHNYSHHEEVFQMVPGKLTLGMNPEDDNENFRGWIDDFKVFSENINREVACNHANGTLVGVNGRLGKWWQGIADRTPEWVNNEISNHLRRVNAPDYPQYFCFHNYSGDNKADLGNVPVGAVSVRDDFVFPEGPIKRNAPRPESRNNAFCLTCHTSDGKEGLSLQALALRPGVNAINDPRRQPMQPDPRIFGNIPENWLGNDLPARRIYADPISGYPIDRLVLPKN, from the coding sequence ATGAGTTGTAAAAAAAAGTTTCTTTTCGGTGTGTTATTTTCTATCGCAGGGAGTAAAGCTCTTGCTTTGCCCGAAGCCCCAGCATTTGTACGTGATGTGCATATGTCTGAAAACAAAAAATATACGCGCCCTACATTACCTCCAACACAAACCTCCGCCGATGGTCGTGTTGCTTTATCTCATAAAAGCGCTACGTTTTTCCGTTTACATGTTCCAGAAAAACTAAATACTCCTTTTGTTAGATCGCCAGCTGGCACTTATATTTATAGCTCACCTGATGCTATGCCCGATCCCACCACCCGAGCGCCAATTCCATCACAAAATAGAAATGGCCATGTGGCGTTGTGTGATCCATCTTTCGATCCACAATCTGATGTTAAAAACCCTCGGGTCTGTGGTAATGATGATTGCTATGATATGTATGTCGTCAGTTTTCGAAAAGATCAACAAAGGGGAAAAGAAACCAAACGTCTAGTGAGTACAGAAGTGACGGTACGTGTCGCCAATCCCAAAACTCGAAATGCCAAAATAGTCGATGTGGATTTAGGGAATGTTGTGATAAGTCCAACTCACCTCCCGATCGATGATACGTTTTTTGAACCTATGGTGGTGGGCGAGGGGCGTTTATTGGTTGGCCGCACAGGCGCGGGGGGCACTTTTATGCCTTGGACTAATAGTAAAGGTGTGACCAAAACATCATTCACCAATGTCGTTTATATGACAAACGATAGGCCAGATAATTTTAAGGCATGTGATGTGCGTCAATGGAATAAGGTATTTCCCTTATCCCATGCGCCATATGACAATACAATCAATCAACGTTATGGATTTGCTATGCAGAAGTTTAAAGATACTGCAGGCAAGGTAATAAAAGAAGATACGACTTTTTGGGGTAGCTATCCCTGGATGGATAAAGATGCTGACAATATCTCGCTAACCACGTTTGATGATTCCTTATTAGATCGCAGGACGTTTACCTCAGAATATGATTTTCGTTGTCCCAGAGGCGTTACGTGCTCAAGTGATAGTGAAGTGGATAGCTTTGGCAATCAAGGCCGAGTGATTATGGGGCTGTGGACACGAGGCAAAATGGTGCACTTGGACGGGATTCTCAATCATGTTAACTACTCGATAAACTCTGAAGATCATAATCATAGAGAAGTACGTTATTACGATCGAGCCAACGACCATAATGGGTATATCCGAGTGGGTAATGGTCGCGAAAACCAGATTGCGCTCATGCCGCTTGGTTCTTCTGGAAATACAGATTTCCTTGATTCTAATGAACATCGATTTAACTATTTAGAGAATATGAGGCCCGTCACACCACGCGATGTAGTATGGACGATGAGTACAGGCTCGGCAACGGCTGAAGTGCATTTTGATGACTATCTGAATGTTAACACATTCATTAATGCCAATATGAATAATATGATCGAAGTTTTACCTGACTCTGAAAGGTTTTATACCAGGGGCGTTAAGAGGCATGACGACCGTATACAAAATGCTTCAACATCACCTCTCTGGAACGTGCCAAGGTACGGAAGAGTATTAGGTAATGGCCGTATTGAAGAAACAGCAAATGGTGGTATCGAAGGGCGTGGTTTCTGGTTAGATGGTGAAGGCAGTGCCATAGAGTTTGATGTGCCTCGACAGTCGCGTAACATCTCTAACAAAAGCTGGTATTACAGCGTATTTGTTGATGTGCGCAATACTGGGAATAACGATAAGACATTAATTTCATTCCCTGATGGCAGTAAAGTAAAATTACGAGGTACAAATTATTTACGTTATTACGATACCATAGGTGATTTAATAGCTAATATTGATATCAGTCAAGGTGTCAGACGTAATCGATGGGCGCATATAGGAATTCAACGTCTTCCCAACAACAATAAAATTAAGACTTTCATTAACGGTATGCATATTCATAACTATAGCCATCATGAGGAAGTGTTTCAGATGGTGCCAGGGAAGCTAACTTTAGGTATGAACCCGGAAGATGATAACGAAAATTTTCGAGGTTGGATTGATGACTTTAAAGTCTTTTCCGAAAATATAAACCGTGAAGTGGCGTGTAATCATGCGAACGGTACTTTAGTGGGTGTTAATGGGCGTTTAGGTAAATGGTGGCAAGGCATCGCAGACAGGACTCCTGAGTGGGTGAACAATGAAATATCCAACCATTTAAGACGTGTAAATGCACCAGACTACCCACAATACTTTTGTTTTCATAATTACAGTGGCGATAATAAGGCTGATCTTGGCAACGTTCCGGTGGGAGCAGTCTCGGTACGAGATGATTTTGTTTTTCCAGAAGGCCCAATTAAGCGCAATGCTCCTCGCCCTGAATCACGTAATAATGCCTTTTGTTTAACTTGTCATACTTCAGATGGAAAAGAAGGTCTATCATTACAAGCATTAGCACTAAGACCGGGAGTTAATGCAATTAATGACCCTCGGCGTCAACCTATGCAACCTGATCCGCGTATATTTGGTAACATTCCTGAAAACTGGTTAGGAAATGATTTGCCTGCACGTAGAATTTATGCAGACCCCATATCAGGTTATCCTATTGATAGGTTGGTATTGCCTAAAAATTAA